One part of the Schistocerca piceifrons isolate TAMUIC-IGC-003096 chromosome 2, iqSchPice1.1, whole genome shotgun sequence genome encodes these proteins:
- the LOC124775837 gene encoding uncharacterized protein LOC124775837 → MRTVVTLLLLVVAALAEPIQVHEEPDEKPVEKRGLSGDEQNAVGDVGFAGTAGGEGLGKTVEKLRPYAVPVVKVVRVPVAAPVPVAVPHAVLVPVPQPVPVHIRVPLPVEVPVLRQVHVPVEKHYPVEVERKPFPVHVPVYKHIYHIPKHHEPVLHHAPHHHH, encoded by the exons ATGAGGACCGTCGTGACG TTGCTCCTGCTGGTTGTGGCGGCGCTGGCCGAGCCAATCCAGGTGCACGAGGAGCCGGACGAGAAGCCTGTGGAGAAGCGCGGCCTGAGCGGCGACG AGCAGAACGCGGTGGGCGACGTGGGCTTCGCGGGCACGGCGGGCGGCGAGGGCCTGGGCAAGACGGTGGAGAAGCTGCGGCCGTACGCGGTGCCGGTGGTGAAGGTGGTGCGCGTGCCGGTGGCGGCGCCGGTGCCCGTGGCCGTGCCGCACGCCGTGCTGGTGCCCGTGCCGCAGCCCGTGCCCGTGCACATCCGCGTGCCGCTGCCCGTCGAGGTGCCCGTGCTGcggcaggtgcacgtgcccgtcgagaaGCACTACCCCGTCGAGGTCGAGAGGAAG CCCTTCcccgtgcacgtgcccgtctacaaGCACATCTACCACATCCCCAAACACCACGAGCCGGTGCTGCACCACGCACCGCACCACCACCACtga